The following coding sequences are from one Triticum aestivum cultivar Chinese Spring chromosome 5A, IWGSC CS RefSeq v2.1, whole genome shotgun sequence window:
- the LOC123103457 gene encoding protein PHR1-LIKE 2 — MFPPGLIHHRADGPGPGEVPRSGGAPSLVLTADPKPRLRWTADLHERFVDAVAQLGGPEKATPKTILRTMGVKGLTLFHLKSHLQKYRMGKQTGKETPEQSKDGSYLLDAQGGMSLSPRVSTQDAKESQEVKEALRAQMEMQRSLHEQVEVQKHVDIRMDAYTTYINTLLEKACKIVSEQFASSGFSVSDQSLPELSSGGVMCGTATDALSSSVFHQLSVSSINMHSPGGKPSPSGMEGQLLLQRSPEFKRKSSC, encoded by the exons atgTTCCCCCCTGGCCTGATCCACCACCGCGCGGACGGCCCGGGGCCCGGCGAGGTGCCGCGCTCCGGCGGCGCGCCCAGCCTCGTGCTCACGGCGGACCCCAAGCCCAGGCTCCGGTGGACGGCCGACCTCCACGAGCGCTTCGTCGACGCCGTCGCCCAGCTCGGCGGGCCCGAGA AAGCAACACCAAAAACTATCTTAAGGACAATGGGTGTAAAGGGACTCACGCTGTTCCACTTGAAGAGTCATCTTCAG AAATACAGAATGGGGAAACAAACTGGCAAAGAGACGCCGGAGCAATCTAAAGATG GGTCCTATCTTCTTGATGCTCAAGGTGGAATGAGCCTGTCTCCCAGAGTTTCTACCCAAGATGCGAAAGA AAGTCAAGAAGTTAAAGAAGCCCTGAGAGCACAGATGGAAATGCAACGAAGCCTGCATGAACAAGTGGAG GTTCAGAAGCATGTGGACATCAGGATGGACGCGTACACGACGTACATCAACACCCTGCTGGAGAAGGCCTGCAAGATCGTCTCGGAGCAGTTCGCCTCAAGCGGCTTCAGCGTCTCCGACCAGAGCCTCCCGGAGCTGTCCTCAGGCGGCGTCATGTGCGGCACCGCCACCGACGCGCTGAGCTCCTCCGTGTTCCACCAGCTCTCCGTCAGCTCGATCAACATGCACAGCCCGGGGGGCAAACCTTCTCCCTCGGGCATGGAAGGCCAGCTGCTTCTCCAGAGGTCACCTGAGTTCAAACGCAAGTCATCCTGCTGA